One uncultured Draconibacterium sp. genomic window, TTTCTTTCTGCGGGCACGTGATGCTACATGATTTACACTTCTTGGCATACTTTTTACTTTTTTGATAATCGGCGCTCCCGACTTGTCGGGATACTTTAAAGCTCAATTACCTGGTTTTTAACTTGTTTTACCTTTCTCGTTTTAAAAGGATATTGAATTAATCAGTCAAACGACAGATTACTTCATGCACAACAAAAGTTTAACGTTGCTTTCGTTTGTCTTATCGATAGTTGTCCAATAAGTCAAATTACGCTTACGTTTTGTACTTTTTTTAGTCAAAATATGACTTTTGTAGGCGTGCTTCCTTTTAATTTTACCACTTCCGGTTAATCTAAAGCGTTTTTTAGCTCCGGAATTCGTCTTCATTTTTGGCATAATCCTACTTTAATTAAAATGTTATCAAAGAACTATATTACTTCTTTTTAGGTGTAATAAACATCGTCATTCGCTTGCCTTCCAATTTAGGCAACTGCTCTACTGTTCCCCAGTCTTCTAACGAAGTAGCCAGTTTTAACAGTAAAATTTCGCCTTGCTCTTTAAACAGAATCGAACGTCCTTTAAAAAACACAAAGGCTTTCACTTTTGCACCTTCCTGAAGGAATTTCTCGGCATGTTTTAATTTGAAATTAAAATCGTGCTCATCTGTTTGCGGACCAAAACGTATTTCTTTAACCACAACTTTTGTGGTTTTTGCTTTCATCTCTTTTTGTTTCTTTTTTTGCTGATAAAGAAACTTTGAATAATCAATAATTTTGCAGACAGGCGGATCAGCTTTTGGCGAAATTTCTACCAAATCCAATTCCTGCTCTTCTGCCAGTCTTAGTGCATCACGCAGTTGGTAAACACCTTGTTCTTCAATATTTTCTCCAACTAAACGTACCTGTGGCACTCTGATTTTGTGGTTAATCCGATGTTGCGGTTCCTGCTCTTTTCGTGGCTGGAACTTTCTTCTTGGACCTCTTCTTTTAATAGCTATTTTAAGTTCCTCCTTAAGTTAGTTATACAATCCTGATAATTGATCTCTTACTTCTTTTATTATAAAGTCTGCAAATTCATTCATTGTCATCGAACCCTGGTCTCCTTCGCCTTGGCGACGCACTGAAACAGATTCGGTTTCTGCTTCTTTTTCTCCAACAATCAATAAATAAGGTACTCTTTTTAGTTCGTTGTCTCGTATCTTCCTACCAATCTTTTCGTTACGATCGTCAACGACGGTGCGAATATCGGAAATATTTAGAAAATCTGAAACTTTTTTAGCATAATCGTTATACTTTTCACTGATTGGTAAAACAACTGCTTGCTCGGGTGTTAACCAAAGCGGGAATTTTCCGGCAGTGTGCTCGATCAATACAGCAACAAAACGTTCCATCGATCCGAAAGGTGCACGGTGTATCATAATCGGACGGTGACGGTTGTCATCTGCTCCAATAAACTCTAAATCAAAACGCTCAGGCAGGTTGTAATCTACTTGAATTGTTCCAAGCTGCCAACTTCTTCCTAACGCGTCTTTAATCATAAAATCGAGTTTAGGTCCGTAAAATGCTGCCTCACCCAATTCGGTAATTGTATTCAATCCTTTTTCTTCACATGCTTCAACAATTGCCTGTTCGGCTTTGTCCCAGTTTTCAGGAGAACCGATGTATTTTTCAGGTTTATTCGGATCGCGAAGAGATATTTGTGCAGTATAATTTTCGAAGTTTAAGGCTTTGAAAATGATAAAAATAATATCGATTACTTTTTTGAATTCGTCTTTTAACTGATCAGGACGACAGAAAATATGTGCATCATCCTGGGTGAAACTACGTACACGTGTTAATCCGTGTAACTCACCACTTTGTTCGTAACGGTATACTGTTCCGAACTCAGCCATACGAACCGGCAGATCTTTGTACGAACGTGGCCACATTTTGTAAATCTCACAGTGGTGCGGACAGTTCATCGGTTTCAGCAAATACTCTTCGCCTTCTGACGGAGTTGTAATGGGTTGAAATGAATCTTTACCATATTTTTCGTAATGCCCTGAGGTTTTATACAATTTTACATCACCAATATGAGGTGTCATTACCTGTTCGTAACCGTATTTCTTTTGAACTTTTTTCAGAAAGTTTTCCAGTTCTCCTCTAAGTTGCGCACCTTTTGGCAACCACAATGGCAGCCCTTGCCCCACAGCTTCCGAGAAACCAAACAATTGCATTTCCTTACCAATTTTACGGTGGTCGCGTTTTTTAGCTTCCTCCAACATCAGCAAATACTCTTCCAGCATTTTTGCTTTTGGGAAAGTAACACCATAAACGCGGGTAAGCATTTTATTTTTTTCGTCGCCACGCCAGTATGCTCCTGCAATTGCAGTAAGTTTAATTGCTTTTATATAACTGGTATTAGGCAGGTGCGGTCCACGACACAAATCGGTAAAATTACCTTGATTGTATAAAGTTATTGTTCCGTCTTCCAGTTCACTGATCAGTTCTTGCTTCAGCTCATCATTTTTCTCAGTAAACATAGCCAATGCTTCTTCTTTAGAAATATCCGAGCGAACAATGTCATTTTTCTGACGTGCCAGTTCAAGCATTTTTTGCTCAATCTTTTGCAAGTCTTTTTCCGACAACACTTTTCCTTCAGGTAAATCAATATCGTAATAAAAACCGGTGTCAACAGTTGGTCCTATCCCGAATTTTGTTCCTGGATAAAACGCTTCAATGGCTTCAGCCATAAGGTGAGCCGATGAATGCCAGAATGTTACTTTTCCTTCCCTGTCGTCCCACGTATGTAATTTTATAGCTGCATTGTTTTCAATTTTACGCGATAAATCCCATACTTCTCCATCTACCGAAATAGACAGAACATCTTTTGCCAAACGGTTCGAGATCGATTTTGCAATCTCGTATCCATTAATTGGTTCAGTAAATTCACGAACACTATTATCGGGAAGTGTTATTTTAATCATTTTCAAATATTTATTTAACATTATTCAATACACGTATTGAAACTTCAATCTAAAGCTTTGGGTTCCTCAATCCGTGCTTTTAAACTTTCAGCATGCAATTCCGGAATCCTTACTTTTTAGCGCCGCAAAGATAATTAATCCTTTAATATATCCACTATTCAAGTCCTTTCATGCCAATGATTTTAAAGAATATTTTATGTATTCCATGTTAACAAATCAACGATGTGCTACTAAATCATACGTATTTGAATCGTTTCATAAAAAATCTGTCATCCCACGCATATATTTCAACAATCAATTGTTCATTACAACAACACAAGAACTAAACAAAATGTTGGTATAAAAATTAATTTAATCAGAGAACTATAACAGTTTTAGCTTGCTTGTAATTCAATACAAAATCAATTCTTATTATTTTAAATCGTTTCTAAATTTGCCTTATCACTTTCAAATTATTACCGATTTGAATAATAATTTCTTTTCTTTGCCGACGACAGCAAATTGATATTAAGATTTAATTATTTGAAAATATGGGTTTTAAAGATCCAAAAGATTGCCATTCGTTGGAAGAGGTAAGAAATGAAATTGACAAAATTGACGAGCACATTATTTTATTGTTCGCCGAACGTCATAAATACGTTGAAGAAATAGTACGTTTTAAAAATGATAAAGATGCCGTAATTGCTCAGGAACGCAAGGATCAGGTGATTCTTGACCGAAAAAAATGGGCAAAAGAAAACGGACTAAACGCCGAAACTTTTGAAAAGATTTATACGATTTTGATTGAAAGCAATATAAATCATGAACTTGAATTATTAAAAAACAAAAAATAAAACAACATGTACAAAGCAGATATTAAAGTAATGGATTGCACCGTTCGCGATGGCGGACTGATGAATAAGTGGCAATTCAGCGATGATTTTGTGAGAGGAGTTTATCAAAGTTGTGTTGAAGCCGGTGTTGATTACATGGAGATTGGCTACAAAAGCAGCGAATCGGCATTCGACAGAAAAGAAGTAGGCCCCTGGAAATTTTGCGACGATAAAGATTTGCGTAGAATTGTAGGAGATAACGATACAAATTTGAAACTTTCGGCAATGGCAGATATCGGTCGTATCGACCCGAACGACATTCCTCCTGCAAGCGAGAGTTTAATCGACATGATGCGTGTGGCATGTTATTGTCACCAGGTTGATAAAGCTGTTTGGCTGGCCGAACACTGCATGGACAAAGGCTACGAGGTAACTATAAATTTAATGGCTGTTTCAACTGTTAGCGAACCGGAATTGGATCAGGCCTTGGCTGATCTTGCTAAATCGCGAGTGCCAATTATTTATGTGGTAGATAGTTTTGGTAGTTTGTATTGCGAGAGCATTGAACACCTGGTTAAAAAATACGCAGCCGCTCTACCCGGAAAAGAACTTGGAATACATGCACACAACAACATGCAACTGGCAATGTCGAACACTGTTACATCGTTAATGAATGGTGTAACCATGCTGGATGCCACACTTTTAGGAATGGGACGTGGTGCAGGAAACTGCCCTGTCGAAATTCTTATCGCATTTTTGAAAAACCCGAAATATCGTTTACTTCCTTTAATTGATGCCATTCAGCACCATGTAAAACCATGGCAGGAAAAAATTGACTGGGGATACCATATTCCTTATTTAATTACCGGAGCCATGAACGAACATCCACGAAGTGCTATGAAATGGATGGATTCGGAACAAAAAGATGACTTTGTAACATTTATGAAAGAAATGCACGACTACGAATTGTTAGAATAGTAATTTGGTTCTCGCGGTTTCCAAACTGCGACTTCTTCATTCAGGATATCGCGAAATAAGTTTCGTGATTAAATATTAGAAATGCCATCTTTATATTTTGAAAATAAAGTTGGCATTTGTTTTATTGGGTCTCGCGGTTTTCGAACCGCGATTTTTTTAATGGCGAATCGGAATTCGCCAAACCCTTTAAGAAATTTTTTACTTTTGCTTTCTATACAATTAGAAAATTAAAGTTTCATTATATGAAAAAGTTATTCGGTTTTATTCTTGCCAGTATTTTTGCATTTTCAGTACATGCCCAATCCACGCAAAAAATTAGTTTAGAAGATATTTTTGTAAATGGTACTTTCAGGGCTCAATCGGTTTATGGTTTACGATCGATGAACGATGGCATTCACTACACAACCATGGAAAACAGAGCCAAAGTGGTAAAGTACAGTTATAAAACCGGCGAAGAAGTTGAAGTGCTTTTTGACATTACAAAAGTTGAGGATGCCGCCATTTCTTCTTTTTCGAATTATGAATTTAGCGACGATGAAACAAAAATTTTGTTGACAACTGATGTTAATTCGATTTACCGTCACTCTTTTACTTCCGAATTTTATGTCTGGAATTCGGTTACCAAAGAATTAAGTCAATTGTCGGACAAAGGAGCACAGCAACTTGCTACTTTTTCTCCCGACGGAGACCGTGTTGCGTATGTACGCGACAACAATATTTTTATTAAAAACCTAAAATTCGGAAGTACAAGCCAGATAACTACCGATGGCAAATTCAACGAGATAATAAATGGAGCTCCTGACTGGGTTTACGAGGAAGAGTTTGGTTTTAATAAGGCGTTTTGGTGGTCGCCCGACAGTAAATTTTTAGCTTTTGTACGTTTCGACGAAACTAAAGTTCCCGAATTTTCGATGCCAATGTATGCGGGTGGCAGTCCTGAATTAACGGCTAACAATTTATACCCCGGAGAATATACCTTTAAATATCCCAAAGCCGGAGAAACCAATTCAACGGTTCAGGTTCTGTCATACGAAATAAAATCGAAGTCTACCATAAAAGTTGATATAGGAGAAGATATCAATATTTACATCCCACGTTTAAAATGGACACCAGATGCCAATGATTTGGTTGTTATGCGTTTAAACCGTCATCAAAATAAGCTGGATATTTTATATGTAAATCCTTACACCGGCGATTCGCGACCAATATTAACTGAGAAGAATGACCGCTACATTGACGAAAGTTTTTTGGATGCATTCACCTACCTGGAAGACGGAAGTTTTGTGATTAACAGCGAACGCGATGGCTGGTCGCATTTGTATTTGTACGACAAACAAGGTTTTGAAGTAGCGCAGTTAACCGAAGGCGAATTTGATGTAACCGACTTTTATGGTTACGATGCTGCGAAGAAGGTTTATTATTATCAGGCAGCTGCAGAATCGCCTTTGCGCAGAGAGGTTTATTACATAAGTCAGGATAAAAAACAAAAAGGAAAACTTTCAACACAAGAAGGAACAAACAGTGCCGTTTTTAGCACAAATTTCAAATATTTCATCAACTATTTTAGCAGTGCAAAAATTCCAAATTATATAACGCTGCACGAAAATAAAAAAGGAGAACAAATACGTTTCCTGCAAGACAATACAGTCTTGAAAAACACGCTCAAATTGATGAAAATTCCTCAGAAAGAGTTTTTCTCGTTTACAACTTCTGAAGGAATAGAACTGAATGGTTATATGATAAAGCCGGTTGATTTTGATGCTTCTCACAAATATCCGGTTTTAATGACACAGTACAGTGGCCCCAACTCGCAAAGTGTAAGCGATTCGTGGGGACGTGGAATAGGCTGGAATGAATACCTGGCGCAGGAAGGATTTTTAGTTGTTTGTGTTGATCCGCGCGGCACTGCTGCCCGTGGCGAAGATTTCAGGAAAGTAACTTACCAGCAACTGGGAAAGTACGAATCGGATGACCAGGTGGAAACAGCCAGATATTTAGGAACACTAAATTATGTTGACGCAGCAAACATTGCCATT contains:
- the rpmI gene encoding 50S ribosomal protein L35; translated protein: MPKMKTNSGAKKRFRLTGSGKIKRKHAYKSHILTKKSTKRKRNLTYWTTIDKTNESNVKLLLCMK
- the infC gene encoding translation initiation factor IF-3, producing MAIKRRGPRRKFQPRKEQEPQHRINHKIRVPQVRLVGENIEEQGVYQLRDALRLAEEQELDLVEISPKADPPVCKIIDYSKFLYQQKKKQKEMKAKTTKVVVKEIRFGPQTDEHDFNFKLKHAEKFLQEGAKVKAFVFFKGRSILFKEQGEILLLKLATSLEDWGTVEQLPKLEGKRMTMFITPKKK
- the thrS gene encoding threonine--tRNA ligase, encoding MIKITLPDNSVREFTEPINGYEIAKSISNRLAKDVLSISVDGEVWDLSRKIENNAAIKLHTWDDREGKVTFWHSSAHLMAEAIEAFYPGTKFGIGPTVDTGFYYDIDLPEGKVLSEKDLQKIEQKMLELARQKNDIVRSDISKEEALAMFTEKNDELKQELISELEDGTITLYNQGNFTDLCRGPHLPNTSYIKAIKLTAIAGAYWRGDEKNKMLTRVYGVTFPKAKMLEEYLLMLEEAKKRDHRKIGKEMQLFGFSEAVGQGLPLWLPKGAQLRGELENFLKKVQKKYGYEQVMTPHIGDVKLYKTSGHYEKYGKDSFQPITTPSEGEEYLLKPMNCPHHCEIYKMWPRSYKDLPVRMAEFGTVYRYEQSGELHGLTRVRSFTQDDAHIFCRPDQLKDEFKKVIDIIFIIFKALNFENYTAQISLRDPNKPEKYIGSPENWDKAEQAIVEACEEKGLNTITELGEAAFYGPKLDFMIKDALGRSWQLGTIQVDYNLPERFDLEFIGADDNRHRPIMIHRAPFGSMERFVAVLIEHTAGKFPLWLTPEQAVVLPISEKYNDYAKKVSDFLNISDIRTVVDDRNEKIGRKIRDNELKRVPYLLIVGEKEAETESVSVRRQGEGDQGSMTMNEFADFIIKEVRDQLSGLYN
- a CDS encoding chorismate mutase translates to MGFKDPKDCHSLEEVRNEIDKIDEHIILLFAERHKYVEEIVRFKNDKDAVIAQERKDQVILDRKKWAKENGLNAETFEKIYTILIESNINHELELLKNKK
- a CDS encoding aldolase catalytic domain-containing protein, with amino-acid sequence MYKADIKVMDCTVRDGGLMNKWQFSDDFVRGVYQSCVEAGVDYMEIGYKSSESAFDRKEVGPWKFCDDKDLRRIVGDNDTNLKLSAMADIGRIDPNDIPPASESLIDMMRVACYCHQVDKAVWLAEHCMDKGYEVTINLMAVSTVSEPELDQALADLAKSRVPIIYVVDSFGSLYCESIEHLVKKYAAALPGKELGIHAHNNMQLAMSNTVTSLMNGVTMLDATLLGMGRGAGNCPVEILIAFLKNPKYRLLPLIDAIQHHVKPWQEKIDWGYHIPYLITGAMNEHPRSAMKWMDSEQKDDFVTFMKEMHDYELLE
- a CDS encoding S9 family peptidase, which produces MKKLFGFILASIFAFSVHAQSTQKISLEDIFVNGTFRAQSVYGLRSMNDGIHYTTMENRAKVVKYSYKTGEEVEVLFDITKVEDAAISSFSNYEFSDDETKILLTTDVNSIYRHSFTSEFYVWNSVTKELSQLSDKGAQQLATFSPDGDRVAYVRDNNIFIKNLKFGSTSQITTDGKFNEIINGAPDWVYEEEFGFNKAFWWSPDSKFLAFVRFDETKVPEFSMPMYAGGSPELTANNLYPGEYTFKYPKAGETNSTVQVLSYEIKSKSTIKVDIGEDINIYIPRLKWTPDANDLVVMRLNRHQNKLDILYVNPYTGDSRPILTEKNDRYIDESFLDAFTYLEDGSFVINSERDGWSHLYLYDKQGFEVAQLTEGEFDVTDFYGYDAAKKVYYYQAAAESPLRREVYYISQDKKQKGKLSTQEGTNSAVFSTNFKYFINYFSSAKIPNYITLHENKKGEQIRFLQDNTVLKNTLKLMKIPQKEFFSFTTSEGIELNGYMIKPVDFDASHKYPVLMTQYSGPNSQSVSDSWGRGIGWNEYLAQEGFLVVCVDPRGTAARGEDFRKVTYQQLGKYESDDQVETARYLGTLNYVDAANIAIWGWSYGGFMTLLSLEKGGEVFKAGIAVAPVTSWRFYDSIYTERYMRTPQENPEGYDDNSPLSHAGDIKGQLLIIHGSADDNVHTQNTFEMTEKMVQAGVQFDMAIYTNRNHGIRGGNTSMHLYTKMTNYLKDKLK